Below is a window of Shumkonia mesophila DNA.
GCACCGATTCCAGGTTGACCAGGGCCCGGCGCAGCGCCTCGTCGACCGCCGATTTCCAGCTTTCCGGGGTCAGGAAGCGTTCGTAGGTGACCCGGCCGCCGGCCCCGAAGGCGCCGCTTTCCATGCGCTCGCCCCTGGCGGCGACGATCATCACGTTGAAGCGCACCAGCGGGCGCACGTCGGCAGTGCGCTCGCCGCCGGGGCGCACGATCTGCACCGCCTGCCATTCGCCCGACAGCGTCGCCATCACCTGGCGCACCCGCTCGTCCCTGGCCCGCGCGTAGGCGTCGACCTCGGCCAGGAAGGCCAGCTTCTTCTCGAAGGGGATGCCGGGCAGCGGGTTCACGTCGGCATAGAGGCTGCGGTTGGTTTTCTGCGGCGGCTCGGCCAGGGTGCCGCCGCCGGCGCCCAAGACGCTGCGCACCGTCGCCGCGGCCCGCCCGATCGCTGCCTCGGAAACCTCGGAGGCGTGCGAATAGCCGGTGGTCTCGCCGCTGACGGCGCGCAGGCCGAAGCCCTGGGCGGTGTCGAAGCTGGCGCTTTTGAGGCGGCCGTCATCGAAGATGAGCCCTTCGGACTGGCGGTATTCGAGAAAGAGCTCGCCGTCGTCGGCGCCTTTCAGGGCGTTCCCGACGATGCCCTCGACGCGCGAGCGGTCAAGCCCCGCCCGCTTGAAAAACAGCTCGTCGGTGATGGAAAGATCGCTCACGGGAAACTCCTCTGTCGTGGGCCGGCGCCACCCCCATAGAAAGGCGCTGAACGCCCCAAGATCAAGCGCCGATCACTCGCGCCTCTCACTTTCCTGCCATCCGTACCGTCTTGACGGTTCGGCCAGGACGTCCTATCTGCCCCTCATACGTGGTGATTTGCCCGGCCGGCTTGCGACCACGCTAAACAAACCGCTAAAAGGTCGGAGCTCGCGGAGCCCTGACCCCGGCGGATCGGGGTTTTTTTATGGCCGGGCCGATGGAAGAGGACAGGGGGAAATGACCAGGGACAAGGGCGGACAGGGCCGGTGGCGCGAGGCCACACGATTGGTGCGCGGCGGGCTTTCCCGCACGGCCTTTTCGGAAACCAGCGAGGCGCTGTTCATGACCTCGGGCTACGTCTATCAGACGGCCGAGGAAGCCGAGCAGACCTTCAAGGGCGACATCAAGCGCTACATCTATTCGCGCTACGCCAATCCGACGCTCACCACCTTCGAGAGCCGCCTGGCGCTCGTCGAGGGCGCCAGGTTCTGCCACGGCACCGCCAGCGGCATGGCTGCCGTCTTCGCCGCCCTGCTCGCCCCCTTGAAGGCCGGCGACCGGGTGGTGGCGGCCCGCGCCCTCTTCGGTTCTTGCTATTACATCGTGGCCGACCTGTTGCCGCGTTACGGCATCCAGACCGAATTCGTCGACGGCACCGACCTCGAACAATGGAAAACCGCGCTCAGCCGTCCGGCCAACGCAGTGTTCCTCGAAACCCCCTCCAACCCGACGCTCGAAGTTGTCGATCTCGCCGCCATCTCGACGCTGGCCCACGCCGCCGGCGCCCGTGTCGTCGTCGACAACGTCTTCGCCACGCCGATCCTCCAAAAACCCTTGCAGCTCGGCGCCGACCTCGTCGTCTATTCGACCACCAAGCACATCGACGGCCAGGGCCGAAGCCTCGGCGGCGCCATCCTCGCCAACGACGAGGCGCTGATCGAAGAGCAGATCTTCCCGTTCCTGCGCCACACCGGCCCGGCCTTGAGCCCGTTCAACGCCTGGCTCCTGATCAAGGGACTGGAAACCTTGGACCTCCGGGTCCGTCGTCAGGCCGAGAACGCCCGCGTGGTCGCCGACTTCCTGACCGGCCAGGATTGCATTGCGCGCGTCCTCTACCCGGGCCGCGCCGACCACCCGCAGCACGACCTCGCCCAGCGCCAGATGCCAGGTGGCGGCACCATGGTCGCCTTCGACGTCAAGGGCCGGCGCGAGGGCTCCTTCCGCTTCATGAACGCGCTCAACCTCATTGACATCTCCAACAACCTGGGCGACGCCAAGAGCCTGATCACCCACCCCGCCACCACCACCCACGAGCGCATCGGGGCGGAGGAGCGTGCCCGCATGGGCATTGGCGACGGCCTGCTGCGCCTGTCGGTCGGCCTGGAAGATCCCGCCGACCTCTGCGAGGACCTGGCGCTTGCCTGCCAGGCGGCGCGGAACGGCTAGAAAAGCGGCCGCAGCAAGTGGCCATGACGGGAAAAAGCATTCTAGAATGGGCGGCGACGGCGCGCCCGGCGCCAGACCAAAGGAAGGACCACGAGGCCATGACCCAACCCGAGCAGTTCTTGGACCGGCTTCAAGACCTCATCGGCAAAGCCCGCGCCGCCGGGGCCGACGCCGCCGACGCCGTGCTGATCTCCGGCACCTCCCTCTCGGTGGCGCGCCGGCTCGGGAAACCCGAGCACCTGGAGCGCTCGGAAGAAGCCGACGTCGGCCTGCGCGTCTTCATCGGCCGCCGGCAGGCCATCGTTTCCTCCTCCGACCTTTCGGACGCGGGCCTGGCCGAGCTGCCGGCACGCGCCGTCGCCATGGCCCGCTCGGTCCCCGAGGACCCCTACTGCGGACTGGCCGAGCCCGGGCTGCTGGCCGGCGACGTGCCCGATCTCGACATGTGCGACGCCGCCGAGCCCGACGCCGAGGCGCTGTTCGCGCTGACCGCCGAGGCCGAGGAGGCCGCCGTGGCGGTCCCCGGCGTCACCAATTCCGAGGGCGCCCAGGCCGGCTGGAGCCTGGCCTCGGTGGCGCTCGCCGCCTCCAACGGCATGGCCCGGGCTTATAAGCGCTCCGGCTTCAGCCTGTCGGCGGCGGTGGTGGCCGGCGAGGGCACGGCCATGGAGCGCGACTACGATTATTCGAGCGCAGTGCATCTTTCCGACCTGCGCGCGGCAGCCGATATCGGCCGCTCGGCCGGCGAGCGGACGGTGCGCCGTCTCAACCCCCGCCGCGCCGCCTCGGCCGAGGTCTCGGTGGTCTTCGATCCCCGCGTGTCGGCCAGCCTGCTCGGCCACCTGGCCGGCGCCATCAACGGCGCCACGGTGGCGCGCGGCACCTCGTTCCTCAAGGACAGGATGGACGAGAAGGTCTTCGCCGACGGCATCACCATCGTCGACGACCCCCTGCGCCGGCGCGGCCTGCGCTCCAAACCCTTCGACGCCGAGGGGGTGGCGACGATACGGCGCAACGTCATCGAGGACGGCCGCCTGACCACCTGGATCCTCGATCTGCGCTCGTCCCGCCAGTTGGGCACGCAAACCACCGGCCACGCCACCCGCGGCCCGTCCTCGCCGCCGTCGCCGTCCCCGACCAACTTCTACCTCGCCCCCGGCCGCCAATCTCCCGCCGGGCTGATGGCCGACATCACGTCCGGCCTCTACGTCACCGAGCTGATCGGCATGGGGGTCAACGGCGTCACCGGCGACTACAGCCGCGGCGCCGCCGGCTTCTGGATCGAGAATGGCGAGTTGGCCTATCCGGTCAGCGAGATCACCATCGCCGGCAACCTGAAAGACATGTTCGCCCGCATGAGCGCCGCCGACGACCTCGAATTCCGCTTCGGCACCGACGCCCCCACCGTGCGCATCGACGCCATGGCGCTGGCGGGAAGATAGGGGGCCCCCCCGGCCCCCCCTCCCTGCCCTCCCCCACAAGGGGGGAGGGAAGCGCCGCGCCGCCTCACTTTCTTCCCCCTCCCCCTCGATGGGGGAGGGCCGGGGCGGGGGTGAGCCGCCGTCATTCTCCCTGCGGCGCGATCACCGGCAGGGTCTTTTCCGCCAGCCCGGCCGTCAGCGGCACGCGGGCGATGATGTCGCCGTCACCCTGCACCGGATCGCCTTCCGGACCCTCGATGGTCACCTGCCGGCCGGGCAGGATCAGCACGTCGTCCAGCCGCTCCAGCCGGCCCAGCACCAGCCATAGCCCATAGCGCAGCGCGCGCAGCGGCCCGGGCCTCAGGAACAGGCAGACGTAGAGCAGCGGCTCGCCGAGGCGGGCCAGCGGCGCGCAGGTGTGCCTCCCGGCGTAGAGATGGCCGTTGGCAATGACCGCCGAGGCCGCCCCATGGGCCTCGCCGTCGACGATCACCCGGTAGCGGCTGCGCGAGAACTTGAACAGCCCGGCCAGGAACATCAGCACATAGGCGCCCCGGCCGAGGACCCGCTTGACGCCGGCCGGCATCGCCTCGACCACCCCGGCGTCGAAGCCGACCCCGGCCATCATGACGAAGAGCCTTCCGTTGGCCTGCCCCAGGTGGATGTCCTGGACGGGCGCCCCGGCGATCACTCCGGCAATGGCTTCGGGGTCGCCCGGCATGCAGAGCTCCGCCGCCACCACGTTGGCGGTGCCCAGCGGGATCACCGCCAGCGGCACGCCCCGGCCGTAGAGGCCGTTGACCGCCTCGTTGATGGTGCCGTCGCCACCCGCCACAGCGATCACGTCCCAACCTTCGGAGGCAGCCTCGCCGGCCAGGGCCTCGGCATCGCCCGGAGCATTGGTGGGACGCACGGTGGCCTGGCAGTCGGCCCGTTCCAGATGCCGGAGCACCGCCGCCAGTTTGCGCCGGCGCCGTCGGCCGGCGGTCGGGTTGAAGATGACGAGCACCTTGCGGCCCGCCGCCGATGTCTTTCCCGCGCTCATGTCAGATTAATGACAGCCATTATTACCAATATGTTTCACTTATATTACGCAGCCTTTAAATGTAGGGCGGGGTTATATACAAAAACAAGGCCATTTACTAGGATCAACAACAAGATATTAACCCTCTGCAATCGAGTTGAATTGGAGTCTCGTTGAACGCCATCCGACCCCTGCCCCGGCGCTACCGCGCCATCTGGATTTCGGATATCCATCTGGGTACCCGCGGCTGCAATGCCGAGCTTCTTCTCGATTTCCTGAAGCAGACCGACTCCGACTTCCTCTACCTGGTGGGCGACATCCTCGATGGCTGGCGCCTGAGGCGTACCTGGTACTGGCACCAGACCCACAACGACGTCATCCAGAAATTATTGCGCAAGGCCCGTAAGGGAACCCGCATCGTCTACATCCCCGGCAATCACGACGAGAATTTCCGCGACTTCGCCTTCCGCCGCTTCGGGCGCGTCGTCATCCAGAACCAAGCCATCCACGTCACCGCCGACGGCCGCCGCCTGCTGGTCCTGCACGGCGACCAGTTCGACGGGGTGGTGCGCCACGCCCGCTGGCTGGCCTTCGCCGGCGATCGGGCCTACCAGGCGGCGCTTTCCGTCAACACCGCCGTCAACTGGGTCCGGCGCAAGCTGGGGTTCCGATACTGGTCGCTGTCGGCCTACCTCAAGCACAAGGTCAAGAAGGCGGTCGAATACGTCAGCCGCTTCGAGGCCGCCGTCGTTGCCGAGGCGCGACGGCGGGGCGCCGACGGTGTGGTGTGCGGCCACGTCCACACCGCCGAGATGCGCACGGTGGACGGCATCCTCTACTGCAACGACGGCGACTGGGTCGAAAGCTGCACGGCCCTGGTCGAACACGCCGACGGCCGCCTGGAAATCCTGCGCTGGGCCGATCTCCACGGAAGCGCCCTCATCGGAAGCACCGCATGCGAATCCTCATCGTCACCGACGCCTGGTTCCCCCAGATCAATGGCGTCGTCCGCACCCTCGATACGCTGAGGGGCGAACTGGAAAGGCTGGACCACCGGGTCTACCTCATCACGCCGCAGGATTTCCGCACCCTTCCCTGCCCCTCCTACCCCGAGATCCGCCTAGCCGTCGGCGCCAGGCGCAAGCTGGCTCGCATGCTCGACGATTTCCAGCCGAGCGCCATCCACATCGCCACCGAAGGCCCGCTGGGCCTGGCCGCCCGCCGCCACTGCCTCAGGCGCGGCTATGAATTCACCACCGCCTATCACACCCGCTTTCCCGAATACATCCAGGCCCGCTGGCGGATACCGCTGGCGCTCACCTACCGCTTTGTGCGCTGGTTCCACGCGCCCTCCAGCGGCGTCATGGTGGCCACCCCGGCCATGGAGGCGGTGCTGCGCGGACGCGGGTTCGCCAATCTCAAGCGCTGGTCGCGCGGCGTCGACACCGCCCTGTTTAAGCCGCGCTCCAAGCGTTTCCTCCCCTACCCGCGGCCGATCGCGCTCTATGTCGGGCGCGTCGCCGTGGAAAAGAACATCGAGGCCTTCCTCGCCCTCGATCTGCCGGGAACCAAGGTGGTAATCGGCGACGGCCCGCAGCAGGCGCAATTGCGCAAGCGCTACCCCGAGGTGCGCTTCCTGGGCGCGCGCACCGGCGACGATCTGGCCCGCCACTATGCCGCCGCCGACGTTTTCGTCTTCCCCAGCCGTACCGACACCTTCGGATTGGTGCTGCTGGAGGCCCTGGCCTCGGGCGTGCCGGTGGCCGCCTATCCGGTGGAAGGCCCGCTCGACGTGATCGACGGCTCGGGGGCCGGCTGCCTGGACTGGGATCTCGCCACGGCGGTCGAGCGCGCGCTCGCCGTCGCGCCGGAGACCTGCCGGGCCCACGCGCTCACCTTTTCGTGGGAGGCCTCGGCCCAACAGTTCCTCGCCAACCTGCACCGCCTCGACCTCGACGCGGTCCAGGCGGTTGCCCCCGTCCCCGCGCCCGTCGAGATGGCGAGGGGCGGACGCGTCCGGCGCTTCCTCCGCCGCCAGGCCTGACAATCGGCCGCGCGCCCCTCCCTATCCTCCCCCACAAAGGGGGAAGGGAAGTGCCGCCGGCTCCACCTTCTTCCCCCTCCCCCTCGACCTGCCTGCGCGAAGCCGAAGCGGCTTCGCTTCGGCGAAGGCAGGTGGGGGAGGGCCGGGGCGGGGGTGAGCGGCCCGGGCAATGGGGGTTTCGCCCGGGCCTACGGCGTCATCGCTCGTTTACGGCTTCGCGACGTGCCACACGCCGTTGACGCCGTCGCCGGTCGTGTCGCCGGCCTTGGCATCCTTGACCCACAGATAGAGCGGCTTGCCTTCGTAGGCCCATTGCATGGCGCCATCCTTGCGGGCGACGACCGAGAACTTGCCGCTGGGCATGACGCCCGAGGCGGCCATCAGCGGCGGCCAGTTCGTCGCGCAGGCGTCATAGCAGGCGGATACGCCGGCGGTGTCCTTGTCGAAGGTGTAGAGCGTCATGTTCTTCTCGTTGACCAGGATCTTGCCGGCACCGCCGGCCATTTCCATGGCTGAATCGGCCGCCGCCGGGCCGGAAACGGCCATCAGGCCGACGCTCGCCAGAACCAGGCTCTTGATCGTGATGTTCATTCAATCCCTCCGCTGAAAAATAAAAAACGCGTCGCAGTCGCAAATCCTTGGGCGCTGCTGGAGGAACTAACAGCCGCCGTGCCGGGAAAATCCCCCGCCTTAAAAAATCACGCTTGCCGCCGCCCCTGCTCTGCTAGTCTGCCCCGGTCGGTTCCACGTTCGTCGAGGTCAGGACATGGCATCCCTTACCCGCACCCCCGAATGGCAGGCCCTTGCCGCCCATCATCGCCAGACGGCGTCCTCTTCTATGCGCGAGATGTTCGCCGCCGATCCCCAGCGCTTCGCCAAGTTCTCGCTGCGCCTGGGCGACCTGCTGCTCGACTATTCCAAGAACCGGGTGACCGAAGAAACCCTGCGCCTGCTTTTGGATCTCGCACGGGCCGCCGACGTCGAGGGCTGGCGGGAGCGCATGTTCAAGGGCGACGCCATCAACTTCACCGAGGGGCGCGCCGTGCTGCACGTGGCGCTGCGCGCGCCCGCCGACCAGGCGTTCGTCGTCGACGGCGAGAACGTCATGCCCAAGATCACCGCCGTCAGGGCGCAAATGCGCGCCTTCACCGAGGCGGTGCGCAGAGGAGACTGGAAGGGCGCCGGCGGTCGGCCGATCAGCGACATCGTGAACATCGGCATCGGCGGCTCCGACCTCGGCCCCGCCATGGCGACCGAGGCGCTGACGCCCTATCACCCGGCCGGCATGCGCTTTCATTTCGTCTCCAACGTCGACGGCACCCACATCGTCGAAACCCTGAAGCCGCTCGATCCGGCGACCACGCTTTTCATCGTCGCGTCCAAAACCTTCACCACCCAGGAGACGCTGACCAACGCGATGACGGCGCGCGACTGGCTGACCACCAGCCTGAGCGAGAGCGCGGTGGCCAAGCACTTTGTGGCCCTTTCCACCAACGCCAAGGCGGTCGCCGCCTTCGGCATCGACACCGCCAACATGTTCCAGTTCTGGGACTGGGTAGGCGGCCGCTATTCACTGTGGTCGGCCATCGGACTGCCCATCGCCTTGGCCGTCGGCATGGACCGCTTCGAGGAAATGCTGACCGGCGCCCACGCCATGGACGAGCACTTCCGCACGGCGCCCTTGGCCGCCAACATGCCGGTCGTCCTGGGCCTGCTCGGTGTCTGGTACGCCAATTTCTTCGGCGCCGAGACCCACGCCGTGCTGCCCTACGACCAGTATCTGCGCCGGCTGCCCGCCTACCTCCAGCAGCTCGACATGGAAAGCAACGGCAAGTCGGTGGACCGCGATGGCAAAGCCCTCGGGTACGCCAGCGGCCCGGTGATTTTCGGCGAACCCGGCACCAACGGCCAGCACGCCTTCTACCAGCTGATCCACCAGGGCACCCGCCTGGTGCCGGCCGATTTCATCGCGCCGGCGCTCAGCCACAATCCGGTGGACGGGCATCACGCCATCTTCCTCTCCAACTTCTTCGCCCAGACCGAGGCGCTGATGATGGGCAAGACCGAGGACGAGGCCAAGGCCGAGCTGGAAGCCGCTGGGATGTCGGGCGAGGCCTTGAAAAAGGTCCTGTCGCACAAGATCTTTTCCGGCAACCGGCCGACCAATTCCGTCCTGGTGCGCCAGCTCGACCCCTTCACGCTGGGTATGTTGATCGCCCTTTACGAACACAAGGTCTTCGTGCAGGGCATCGTCTGGCGGATCAATTCCTTCGACCAGTGGGGGGTGGAACTGGGCAAGCAGCTGGCCAAGGCCATCCTGCCCGAACTCGAGGGCGCGGCCCCGGCCACCACCCACGACGCCTCGACCAACGGGCTGATCAATACCTTCAAGGGGATGCGCGATGGCAAAGCTCAAAAAACGTGACAAGGCGTGCTCCGAGGGCGACGCCTGCTGCATGACCAAGCCCTGCCAGCGCGAGGACGAGAAGGAAAAGGGCAAGAAAAAGAAGGATAAGAAAAAGAAAAAATAGGACTGAACCAGGAAAGTTCGCATTCGCCATGCCCATCCGTCTGTTGCCCGAGAACCTTGTCAACCGCATCGCCGCCGGCGAGGTGGTGGAAAGGCCCGCCTCGGTGGTCAAGGAGCTGGTCGAGAACAGCATCGACGCCGGGGCTCGCCAGATCGACGTCGTGGTGCGCGACGGCGGCCGCACGTTTCTCTCGGTCGCCGACGACGGCTGCGGCATGGGTCCCGACGAACTGGCCCTCGCGGTCGAGCGCCACGCCACCTCCAAGCTCCCCGACGACGACCTCACCCACATCGCCACCCTGGGCTTTCGGGGCGAGGCCTTACCCTCCATCGGCGCCGTCAGCCGCCTCACCCTGACCAGCCGGCCGCGCGGCGCCGATTCTGCCTGGACGCTCGTCGTCGAGGGCGGCAGCAAAGACGGCCCCCGCCCGGCCGCGCAACCGCCAGGCACCCGCATCGAGGTGCGCGACCTCTTCTTCGCCACCCCGGCCCGCCTCAAGTTCTTGAAAGTGGAGCGCACCGAATTCGGCCACGTGCTGGAAACGCTCCAGCGCCTGGCCATGGCTCACCCCGAAATCGGCTTCTCGCTTTCCGACGGCAGCCGCCGGGCGCTGAACCTCGCCGCCGAGACGGGGGATCTGTTCGCCAGCCGCCTCGGACGCCTGGGCGCCATCATGGGCCGCGACTTCGCCGAGAACGCGCTGCCCGTCGAGGCCGAGCGCGAAGGGATCCAGCTCTCCGGCCACGTCGGGCTGCCGACGCTCAACCGTTCCACCGCGACGATGCAATTCCTGTTCGTCAACGGCCGGCCGGTCCGGGACAAGCTGTTCTTTGGTGCCGTGCGCGGCGCCTATCGCGACTTCCTGGTTTCCGACCGCCACCCGCTTCTCGCCCTCTTCCTGGAGGTGCCGCCCGAGGCCGTCGACGTCAACGTCCATCCGGCCAAAACCGAGGTGCGCTTCCGCGATTCCGGCCTGGTGCGCGGCCTCATCGTCGGGGCCCTGAAGCACGCCCTGGCCGCGGCCGGGCATCGCGCCGCCACTACGGTGGCGACCGCCGCACTGGGCGCCGCCCGGCCGCAGGGGGGCTCCTCCCTGTCCTACGCCTTCCGCCCGTCGGCGCCGCCGCGCGGCCTCTCCGAACGCGCCGCCACTTACCATGCGCCGCTGCCCGAGCTTGACGCCCCGCCCGCCGCCCGCCCGGCCGGCGAGACCGCCCCCGCAGGCAACCTAGCCGAGGATTATCCGCTGGGGGTGGCGCGCGGCCAGTTGCATGCCACCTACATCGTCTCGCAGACCGCCGACGGCATCGTCATCGTCGATCAGCACGCCGCCCACGAGCGACTGGTCCACGAGCGCATCATGAAGGCTTTAGCCGGAGCCGGCGTCGCCCGCCAGGGCCTGTTGATCCCCGAGGTGGTGGAGCTGGACGAGGCCGCCGCCGGCCGGCTGCTGGCCCGCGCCGACGAACTGGCCGAACTGGGCCTCGTCATCGACGGCTTCGGACCGGGCGCCCTGGTGGTGCGCGAGACGCCTGCGCTGCTGGGCGAGGTCGACATCCAGGGCCTGATCCGCGACCTCGCCGCCGAGTTGGCCGAGATGGAGGAAACGCTGTCCTTGAAGGACCGGCTGGCCGAGGTGTGCGCCACCATGGCCTGCCACGGCAGCATCCGGGCCGGGCGGTCGCTCAACGGGGCCGAGATGAACGCGCTGCTGCGCGAGATGGAGCGCACCCCCCATTCCGGCCAGTGCAGCCACGGCCGCCCGACCTACGTCGAGCTCAAGATCGCCGACATCGAAAAACTGTTCGGCCGGCGGTAAAAAAGCAGAAAGTCGTGGATGGCCGGAACAAGTCCGGCCATGATGAGGGTTTCTCCTTTCCGTCATGCCCGGACTTGGTCCGGGCATCCACGTCTTTTTTGACGACCCCACACAAGGCGGCGCCATGCTTGCCGAATGCCTCACCTTCCTGACCACCCCATGCCCCCGGCCGCTACGCCGCCTGGGCTATCTGGGGCAAGTCATTGGCACCCAGTCCCGCTTCCGCCGATGCCGCTCGGCCTGGGCCCCGCATCTCGAGAACTGCCGCCAGGCGATCCTCGAAGCCGCCCGATCCGTTGCCGACCACCGCAAGGCCACCGTCCTCGGATCCGGCCTGCTGCTCGACGTGCCGTTGGCCGAACTGGCGGCAACATTCGAGGAGGTGGCGCTCGTCGACGTCCTGCACATGCGCTCGGCCCGTCGCGCCGCCGCCCGCTTCCCTAACGTTCGGCTTGTCGAGGCCGATGTCAGCGGCGTGATCGCCCGGCTTGCCGACCCCTCCGGCACACCGCCTTCGCTGGACCTGCCGGAAGGCGACGCCGACTTCGTGGTGTCGGCCAATTTGCTGACCCAGCTGCCCTACCTGCCCTGCCGCTGGCTGCGCCGGCGGAAGGTGATATCGCCCGACGGCATCGACGCCTTCGGGCGCGCGCTGATGCGCCAGCATCTGCAGTCCCTGGCCCGCTTGGCCGGCCGGGTCTGCCTGATCACGGAGGTCGAGCACCGCCTTTGCGACGGCCCCGACACCGTCCAGACCTTTGATCCGCTCCGTGGCCTCAAAATAGGCCTGCCGACCCGGGAATGGCTGTGGGATATCGCGCCGCGGCCCGAGATCCATCGGCGTTATGACGTGCGCTTTCGGGTCGTGGCAACGGCGGGAATGGCCGCCGGCTGAGGATCTATCAGCCCTTTTCCAGGAACACCACGCGCGCCGCGCCGTAGCGGCGGTCATCCAGGGTCTCGAAGCCGTCCGGCGCCTTGAAGGCCTCCTTGGCTCCCATCTCGACCACGCAAATCGCCCCCGGGCCAATCCAGCCGCGCGCCGCCAGGCTGGCCAGCGTCGGCGCCACCAGGCCGGAACCGTAGGGCGGGTCGAGGAAGGCCAGCCCGCACGGAGCTTCCGCCACCAAGGGCGGCGGCGGCAGGCGGGTGGCGTCGAGCTTGAGCACGGTGATGGTGCTGGCTGCGCCGACCAGCCCGGCGTTCTCGCGGATGCAATGGATCGCCGCCCCGTTGTTGTCGATGAAGGTGGCGTGCGCGGCACCCCTGGAAAGCGCCTCCAGCCCGACCGCCCCGGTGCCGGCGAAGACGTCGAGCACGCTCAGCGCCTCCCACTCGACGGCGAGCCCGTGGACCAGGATGTTGAACACCGCCTCGCGCGCCCGGTCCGAAGTCGGGCGGATGTCCTTGCCCTCGGGCACCGTCAGGCGCCGTCCCCTGAACTCGCCGCCGACAATCCTCATTTCGATGTCTCCTTGCGCCGCCGCACCCCTTGCGAGGCGCGCAGATCAAGGTGCTCGACCCCGACACCCAACTGCTCGCGCAGCACCTTGGCCGGCACCTCGTAGGCCTCGCCGGGTTCCAGCTTGCCCAGTTGGAAGGGGCCGTAGGTGGTGCGTATCAGCCGCGTCACCGCCAGGCCCAGGTACTCCATGATCTTGCGGATCTCGCGGTTCTTGCCTTCGCGCAGGCCGACCGTCAGCCAGGCGTTGGAGCCCTGGACCTTGTCCAGATGGGCCTGGATCGGCTCGTAGCGGATGCCGCTGATGGTGACGCCCTTTTCCAGCGCCGCCAGTTGCGCCTCGTCGACCTTGCCGTGGACCCGTACCCGGTAGCGCCGCGTCCAGCCGGTGGCCGGAAGTTCCAGGCGGCGGGCCAACTCGCCGTCGTTGGTGAGAAGCAGCAGGCCCTCCGAGTTGAGGTCGAGCCTGCCGACCGAGATGACCCGGCCGATGGAGGTCGGCAGCGCGGCGAAGATGGTCGGCCGGCCCTGCGGATCGGAATGGCTGGTCACCAAGCCCGTCGGCTTGTGATAGCGCCACAGCCGGGTGACGTCGGCCTTCGGCAGCGGCTTGCCGTCGACCATGATGGTGTCGGCGCCCGTCACCGTGACGGCCGGGGTGGCCAGCACGTTGCCGTTGACCGCGACGCGCCCATCGGCGATCCAGCGCTCGGCCTCGCGGCGCGAGCAGACGCCGGCCCGGGCCAGCACCTTGGCGATACGTTCGGCCTTTTCCTCGCTCATGGCTTCCCGCCCTCGCTGGCCGCCGCGACGAAGGCGGCGATGAGTTTCACGTCGCCCTCGCTGATGGCGAATTCGGGGTGCCACTGCACGCCGAAACAAAAACGCCGCCCCGGCGCCTCGATGCCCTCGATGACACCGTCGGGCGCCACC
It encodes the following:
- the metZ gene encoding O-succinylhomoserine sulfhydrylase, yielding MTRDKGGQGRWREATRLVRGGLSRTAFSETSEALFMTSGYVYQTAEEAEQTFKGDIKRYIYSRYANPTLTTFESRLALVEGARFCHGTASGMAAVFAALLAPLKAGDRVVAARALFGSCYYIVADLLPRYGIQTEFVDGTDLEQWKTALSRPANAVFLETPSNPTLEVVDLAAISTLAHAAGARVVVDNVFATPILQKPLQLGADLVVYSTTKHIDGQGRSLGGAILANDEALIEEQIFPFLRHTGPALSPFNAWLLIKGLETLDLRVRRQAENARVVADFLTGQDCIARVLYPGRADHPQHDLAQRQMPGGGTMVAFDVKGRREGSFRFMNALNLIDISNNLGDAKSLITHPATTTHERIGAEERARMGIGDGLLRLSVGLEDPADLCEDLALACQAARNG
- a CDS encoding diacylglycerol/lipid kinase family protein, whose amino-acid sequence is MSAGKTSAAGRKVLVIFNPTAGRRRRRKLAAVLRHLERADCQATVRPTNAPGDAEALAGEAASEGWDVIAVAGGDGTINEAVNGLYGRGVPLAVIPLGTANVVAAELCMPGDPEAIAGVIAGAPVQDIHLGQANGRLFVMMAGVGFDAGVVEAMPAGVKRVLGRGAYVLMFLAGLFKFSRSRYRVIVDGEAHGAASAVIANGHLYAGRHTCAPLARLGEPLLYVCLFLRPGPLRALRYGLWLVLGRLERLDDVLILPGRQVTIEGPEGDPVQGDGDIIARVPLTAGLAEKTLPVIAPQGE
- a CDS encoding UDP-2,3-diacylglucosamine diphosphatase yields the protein MNAIRPLPRRYRAIWISDIHLGTRGCNAELLLDFLKQTDSDFLYLVGDILDGWRLRRTWYWHQTHNDVIQKLLRKARKGTRIVYIPGNHDENFRDFAFRRFGRVVIQNQAIHVTADGRRLLVLHGDQFDGVVRHARWLAFAGDRAYQAALSVNTAVNWVRRKLGFRYWSLSAYLKHKVKKAVEYVSRFEAAVVAEARRRGADGVVCGHVHTAEMRTVDGILYCNDGDWVESCTALVEHADGRLEILRWADLHGSALIGSTACESSSSPTPGSPRSMASSAPSIR
- a CDS encoding TldD/PmbA family protein, giving the protein MTQPEQFLDRLQDLIGKARAAGADAADAVLISGTSLSVARRLGKPEHLERSEEADVGLRVFIGRRQAIVSSSDLSDAGLAELPARAVAMARSVPEDPYCGLAEPGLLAGDVPDLDMCDAAEPDAEALFALTAEAEEAAVAVPGVTNSEGAQAGWSLASVALAASNGMARAYKRSGFSLSAAVVAGEGTAMERDYDYSSAVHLSDLRAAADIGRSAGERTVRRLNPRRAASAEVSVVFDPRVSASLLGHLAGAINGATVARGTSFLKDRMDEKVFADGITIVDDPLRRRGLRSKPFDAEGVATIRRNVIEDGRLTTWILDLRSSRQLGTQTTGHATRGPSSPPSPSPTNFYLAPGRQSPAGLMADITSGLYVTELIGMGVNGVTGDYSRGAAGFWIENGELAYPVSEITIAGNLKDMFARMSAADDLEFRFGTDAPTVRIDAMALAGR
- a CDS encoding glycosyltransferase family 4 protein produces the protein MRILIVTDAWFPQINGVVRTLDTLRGELERLDHRVYLITPQDFRTLPCPSYPEIRLAVGARRKLARMLDDFQPSAIHIATEGPLGLAARRHCLRRGYEFTTAYHTRFPEYIQARWRIPLALTYRFVRWFHAPSSGVMVATPAMEAVLRGRGFANLKRWSRGVDTALFKPRSKRFLPYPRPIALYVGRVAVEKNIEAFLALDLPGTKVVIGDGPQQAQLRKRYPEVRFLGARTGDDLARHYAAADVFVFPSRTDTFGLVLLEALASGVPVAAYPVEGPLDVIDGSGAGCLDWDLATAVERALAVAPETCRAHALTFSWEASAQQFLANLHRLDLDAVQAVAPVPAPVEMARGGRVRRFLRRQA
- a CDS encoding COG4315 family predicted lipoprotein; this encodes MNITIKSLVLASVGLMAVSGPAAADSAMEMAGGAGKILVNEKNMTLYTFDKDTAGVSACYDACATNWPPLMAASGVMPSGKFSVVARKDGAMQWAYEGKPLYLWVKDAKAGDTTGDGVNGVWHVAKP